A region of the Vibrio rumoiensis genome:
AAGCGCTGAAGAACAAGCCTTTATTGATGGACCAGTAAATGAAGTTTGTCGCATGGCCAATGACTTTGAAATCACTCATGAATTAGCCGACTTACCACCAGAAATTTGGCAATACCTTAAAGAGCATAAATTCTTCGCTATGATCATCAAGAAAAAATATGGTGGCTTAGAATTTTCTGCTTATGCGCAATCTGTAGTACTACAAAAACTAACGGGGGTGTCAGGAGTACTCTCTTCAACGGTTGGCGTTCCGAACTCATTAGGTCCGGGTGAATTATTACAACATTACGGGACTAAAGAACAACAAGACCATTACTTACCTCGCTTAGCGGAAGGTAAAGAAATCCCATGTTTTGCTTTAACTAGCCCTGAAGCAGGCTCTGATGCCGGTGCGATCCCTGATTTTGGTATTGTGTGCAAAGGCGAATGGCAAGGTAAAGAAGTCCTAGGTATGCGCCTAACATGGAATAAACGCTATATCACGCTGGCACCTGTCGCCACTGTACTTGGGTTAGCATTTAAACTCCGTGACCCTGATGGACTACTTGGTGACCAAGAAGATATCGGAATTACTTGTGCTTTAATTCCAACCGATACAAAAGGCGTCAAAATTGGCCGCCGCCACTTCCCACTGAATGTACCATTCCAAAATGGTCCAACTCAGGGTAACGATATTTTCGTTCCTCTAGATTACATTATTGGTGGGCCAGAAATGGCAGGTCAAGGCTGGCGTATGTTGGTCGAATGCTTATCGGTTGGCCGTGGTATTACTCTGCCTTCGAACTCTACCGGTGGTACCAAAACGGCAGCGTTAGCAACTGGCGCTTATGCACGTATTCGCCGCCAGTTTAAGCAGCCAATTGGCCACATGGAAGGTATCGAAGAGCCATTAGCACGACTTGCGGGTAATGCGTATGTAATGGATGCTGCAAGTCAATTAACCGTCGCTGGAATTGATTTGGGCGAGAAGCCATCCGTTATCTCTGCCATCGTCAAATACCATTGTACCCACCGTGGACAACGTGCATTAATTGATGCGATGGATATTGCAGGCGGTAAAGGTGTTTGTATGGGGCCTGCGAACTTCTTAGCTCGTGGTTACCAAGGTGCACCGATTGCCATTACCGTTGAAGGAGCTAATATTTTAACCCGCTCAATGATCATTTACGGACAAGGCGCAATTCGCTGCCATCCTTATGTTTTAGAAGAAATGGAAGCGGCTCATTCCACTGAAAAAAATGCATTAGCGCGTTTTGATGCCGCGGTGTTTGGCCATATTGGCTTTAGTATGAGTAATGCAGTGCGTAGCTTCTGGCTAGGCTTAACGGATGGTCGAGGCTCAGATTATGCGGTACCAAATGATGCCAATTTTAACGGAATCATTCACGACCAAATAAAAGGCTATTACCAAAAACTTAACCGTTACAGCGCTAACATTGCTTTAATGTCTGATATTTCAATGGCGGTATTAGGCGGCTCATTAAAACGTAAAGAGCGTTTATCGGCTCGCTTAGGTGATGTGTTAAGCCAACTTTATTTAAGCTCTGCCACGTTAAAGCGCTTTGAGATGGAAGGTTACCAAGAAGCGGATCTACCACTGGTGCATTGGGGCGTTCAAGATAGCTTACGCCAAGCAGAAGAAGCGATTGATGACTTCTTGCGTAACTTCCCATCACGTGGTGCCGCAGGTTTAATGCGCGTACTTATTTTACCGCTTGGTAAAGTACGTAAAGCGCCAAGTGATAAGCTCGACAACCAAGTCGCGCAAATTTTACAAACGCCATCAGAAACTCGTTCACGCATCGGTCGTAACCAATACTTAGAAGCCAGTGAATTCAACCCTGCCGGTAAAATTGAATTGGCACTACAAACGATTCTACTTGCCGAGCCAATCTTTGATGAAGTGGTCAAACAATCCGGCAAGCGTCGCGCTTTTGTTCAATTGGATAAAGTTGCTGAAATGGGTCTAGAAAATGGCTGGATTAACGAAGAACAAGCGAAAGTATTGCGTGATGCAGAATTCTATCGCTTAGAAACCATCAACGTTGATGACTTTGACCCAAGTGAGCTGATTGTAAAAAAGCCGCAACAAAAAATGAGTGAAGTGGCTTAACTCGACACTCGAAATAAACTAAAACACCTCAATACTAAACCAAGTATTGAGGTGTTTTTAGCAAGTTAAGCTAGTCTATGAGTTGGTAAAATGGGTATTCGTTATTGAATCACTCCGATTCAGGCTCACAACGCCATAAACAAGTCCCTTTTTTAGCAAAGAGATCCAAACGTTCTTCATGCTGTTGCAACTCTTCGTCCGTCGCTCTCAGCACTTTCAAAGCCTTACGTCCCGTCACTCGCTTAATAGTTTCACCAACACCACCATCTTTTGACTGACCGGCATTAAACTGCATAGCGGTTTGGCCACCGGTCATTAATAGATAAACGTCGGCTAGAATTTCTGCATCGAGCAAAGCGCCGTGCAAAGTACGATGGGAGTTATCTATGCCATAGCGATCACATAAAATATCTAGGTTATTTCGTTTACCGGGGAAGATTTTTTTGGCCATCGCCAAGGTATCGGTAATTTTACAAATCTGCGATGTTTTTACGTCTTGATTCGCCAGTTCGAACTCATAATCCATAAAGCTCACATCAAAGGGCGCATTATGAGCCACCAGCTCAGCACCTTTGATAAACTCTAAAAATTCTTGGTGAACTTGCTTATATTCAGGCTTATCAACTAAAAACTCATCGGTAATACCATGTACTGCAATCGCTTCAGGATCGATATCACGGTCAGGCTTAATATAGACATGAAAATGTTTACCGGTCAGTTTGCGATTAACAATTTCCACCGCACCAATCTCAATGATTCGATGCCCCATATACACTGGGCCACCTTCTCGGTTCATACCCGTGGTTTCGGTATCAAGAACAATGATGCGATCATAAGAAACATTAGTGCTGGTATTCATAATAAACTCTTGTCAGACTAGCCGTATTAATGACTGGTTATTCCAATATGGACTCATAGTATCAAATCATGACGAAACACGTAGAAATTTTCACAGATGGTTCTTGTTTAGGTAACCCTGGCCCGGGCGGTTATGGCATTGTATTGCGCTATAAAGGTAAAGAAAAATACCTATCTGAAGGCTATACCATGACCACCAATAACCGCATGGAAATGATGGCCGCCGTTGTTGCCTTAAAAGCACTCACTGAGCCTTGCCAAGTAACCTTAACCACTGACAGCCAATATGTTCGTCAGGGTATCACCCAATGGATCCACGGTTGGAAAAAGAAGAATTGGCAAACGTCCGCTAAAAAGCCGGTGAAAAATGTCGATTTATGGAAAGCACTCGATGAAGAAACCGCTCGTCACCAAGTCGAGTGGAAATGGGTAAAAGGCCATGCTGGACATAGAGAGAATGAAATTTGTGATGACTTAGCCCGCGCAGCGGCGGAATCTCCAACTCAAGAAGATAAAGGCTTTGAAGGCTAACCTCTTCGGTTACATTTTATCATTTTTCATTTTAGGTGACGCTTGTTTATTAAATCCTACACTGGCAGGTGAGAAGCGGCGTCGCTTAACTTTCCAGTGAGGTTTAATCGGTTTTAGTGGGTACATGCGTTTTTTAGCCACAATAAAATACACACTACCGAATGTCGATGCACAAGAGCCGAGGCCGTGCTCTAACCAAGTCGTGACCGCTTTGCCTTTGCGCACAGGAAACAGAGCATAAGTATCACAATGAACCACTTCATAATTGAGTAAGCCCAACCAATCTTTAATTCGATACGGGGTGAACATCCGGCCACTCCAAGGCAGATTATTTTTACGCCAAGGTAATAAACTCGCCATTCCCGTTAAACTGATAGGATTAAAGCCCGTTAGAATGATATGCCCGTCATCGATAATTATTCTATCAATCTCTCGCAACAAGCGATGAGGATCGCTACAATAGTCTAGCTGATGGCAAACCAATGCCGCATCGATGCTTTTTTCAACAAACGGCAAATCATAAGCATCAGCAATGACGGAATGAAGCGGATTCGTAATATCGACATTCACTTGGTGCTTGATATTGCAATTATGCGTGGTCAATTCACAACTTAAGCCACCTAGTTTTAACATGTGATAACCAAATAGCTTAGGGCACCATTCATCAAGGCGAGTCTGAATCGATTCTACGACCCACTCACCATTTTTTAGCTGCTGCCAAGAATGAGGTTGCTCGAAAGACTTTTGAATACGTGCTGGCTTCATAGATTTTACCCAAAGTAATTGGAATTGCAGCTAGGCGACAAGTGAATGAGGCCCCATGAGCATAGTTCGCCTATTCGATTGGGGCGAATGAACGCCGTCAACAAAGCTGTAACTTCAAGTGCGAAGGGTATAGATATCTCTTCGCAGTCCGGATTGGAGATCCACAATGTTAACTGATAAAAACAATTCAAGCTTAACGGTCAAAAGCATACCTGCATTTAACGATAATTACATCTGGCTGATTCAAAATAATAGTCCGTCTTGTGCCCTAGTCGATCCGGGTGAAGCAGCGCCAGTTTTAGAACGCTTAAAACAAAATAACTTAGATCTAGAACTCATCCTAATTACACATCATCATCCTGATCATGTCGGCGGGGTGGCAGAGTTATTACGCCACTATCCGAAAGCCCAAGTCATCGGTCCAAGCAATGATCCTGTCATGATGTTGACGCATTCCGTACAAGGTGGTGACCAAATCGATCTGTTTGGAGAAACCTTTTTAGTATTAGATGTCCCTGGGCACACCAATGGTCACATTGCTTACGTTGGTGACGGTAAACTATTTTGTGGTGACGTCCTTTTTTCTGCGGGTTGTGGGCGTGTATTTGAAGGCACTTATGAGCAAATGTTTGAGTCTCTACAAAAACTCGCTTCTCTCCCCCAAGAAACCGAAGTGTATTGTGCACATGAATATACATCTTCTAACCTTTCTTTTGCTCTCGCAGTAGAACCCGATAATCAATTACTGCATAACTATCGTGATGAAGTGAACCGACTCCGAGCACAGGAAAAACCAACGATTCCGACGACTATTCGCCAAGAAAAATGGATCAATCCGTTTTTGCGTTGTCAAGAACCTAGCGTAATGAAAGCGGTATCAGCACGAACAGATGAATTAACAGAACTCTCTGTCTTTTCCGCTTTACGGGAATGGAAAAATGAATTTTAGAGGTTAACGCCTCTAATTTGTCTTTTTTACCGCTCTTAACTAAAATATTTTGTTACTTTTTTTTAAGAGCAGTAAACCGCTGCTAAATTAATCAATTTGTTCATAATTTTACCTAAAACCCCATTTAAACCGATACATTTTGTAAGGTTTTATTGGGTTTTAGGGCAATTCTCACTTGCTACTTATTCATAAACCCAAGTATCATTTGCAGCCGTTTTTTAGAGGTTGTTTTAATGAATTCAAAATACATTTGGGCTATGGCATTACTATTAGTAGGCTGTCAAAGCACGCCGACATCCACCGTTCAACAGACCGATGCGCCGGAAAAAGCTAGCCAAACTGTAATGGTTGAATCATCGAAACCCGTTCAAAAACCCGTCAAGTTGACACCTCAACAACAGCAAGATTTATGGCAACGTATTGCTATGCAATTTAAGCTGCCAATTTCTGATGATCCGAGTATTGAATACTACCGGAAATGGTACCTAAAACATCCTGACCATTTGAAAACCGTTTCTCAGCGCGCCGAGCCATTCTTATATCTCATCACAACAAAAATTGAAGATCGCGGTTTACCGCTAGAGCTTGCGCTATTACCCGTTGTAGAAAGCGCGTTTGACCCTTTTGCCTACTCATATGGTAGTGCGGCAGGTTTGTGGCAATTTGTCCCCGTCACCGCTGACCGATTTGGCTTAGAGCGAAATTACTGGTATGACGGACGACGCGATGTCAACGCCGCTACCGATGCCGCTCTAGAGTACATGACGTACCTAGGTGATCGCTTTGATGGTGACTGGGAAAATGCAATAGCTGCCTATAACAGTGGTGGTGGCCGTGTATCAAGCGCAATCCGAAAAAATAAAAAACTCGGTAAACCGACCGATTTCTTTTCTTTAGACTTACCGAAAGAAACGCGTGGCTACGTACCTAAACTGCTAGGGTTAGCGGACATACTTGCTAACCAAAAAGAATATGGCATTGATATTCCATCCATACCGAATAAACCTGTATTGGCTCAAGTTGATCCTAAAGAGCAGCTCGACCTTGCCATTGCCGCTCAATACGCAGGGATCTCTGTAAAAGAATTACAAAGCTACAATCCAGCATTTAACCAATGGGCAACCTCACCAACTGGCCCTTACGCTTTCTTAGTCCCGTTAGACAGCGTGGATCGCTTTAATGAACAAGCAAAAAAAAATCGCGGTAAAGGTATTAAGCTGATTCGTTATAAAGTAAAACCAGGTGATAGCTTAAGTGTCATTGCACAAAACAACCAAACCACCACCAAAGTAATTCAAACGGCGAACAACATGGACGATGTAAATATCCGCGTTGGCCAATATTTGATGGTGCCGCGCTCCACACGAAATAATAAACAATACGCCTTAAGTGCAACCAATCGATTAGCGAAAATTCAATCGACTTCACGTGGCCAATTAAAGTCCGAATACAAAGTGAAAAATGGGGATAACTTCTGGATTATTGCTAAACAAAATAACGTATCTGTTCAGTCACTAGCAAAGTGGAATGGGATGGCACCAAAAGATACATTACGTGTCGGTCAAAAATTGGTGATCTGGAAAGAAAATAAAACCGGTGCTGTGGTTCGCACCGTTTTCTATAACGTTCGTTCAGGTGACACCGTGGGGAGTATTGCACAAAAATTTAAAGTCCAAACTCACCAAGTACTCGCTTGGAATGGTTTAGATAAACAAGACTACCTAAAGCCAGGTCAAAAATTAAAGCTTTACGTTGATGTAACTAAAGTAGGTAGTGCTTAAGGACTTAACCCCCGACGCTTACATAATAAGAAAAAAGAAAGCCTCGTTAATTCGAGGCTTTCTTTTTATGGCTTAAAAGCACCGAGTTGAATGACTATTTAATCAACTCAAAGCTCACTAACATTGGATTATGATCAGAAGCGATTGTAACGGGTGATATCGCCATTTTTAGGTTTAAATCACGATAGAAGACATGGTCGAAAGCCAAATCATTAATAAATAACCGGCGATGATCTGGTTTAAATTCAACTTCTTTCATTTGTAAAGCTTGCATAATTTGACGCAATTCTTTTAGCCTAGCTTCACTCCAAGTATTAAAATCTCCCGCAATAAGTAACGGTCCTTGATGCTTATCAACGGCTTCTTTTAACCGTTCAACTTGCTGCGTAAACTCAACTGTTCCAATCGTAAAGTTAATCGCATGCACATTGATAACGACCAAATCTTGCCCGTTAGATAAGGAGTAACGAGCGTACAACGCCGATTTAGGTAACTGAATCCAAGGTTCAACACTGGTATAGGCACACGCTCGATTTGGTAATTGAGCCGCTAGATTCACAACACCAGAACTGGTACCAAATACCTTAAATGCGTTGACGTAACTGGCTCCCCAAGATTGTTGATTAACCCATTGTTTAAATGGCTCAGTTAAACTCGCTTCTTGAAGTAGGATCAACTGTCTATTATCACTAAAGCGCTCCAGCGCTCCCTGCCAATCAGGATCCGCTTGCTTATGAATATTCCATACCAAAACATTCAGTCTGCCATTGATATCAATAGCAGATGTTTGATGTTCAGATTGATGACAGTACCAATCCGATTGTGAACTCTGCTTATCAATTGAAATCAATTGCGGTTGATTAGGAATGGTAAAAATTGAATTAAAACTAATAACGCCAAGGGCGACAATAGCTACTCCCCCCAACGACCAATGCTTCATTTTCATCGAATAACTCTAATTTAATGGATAAAAAAAGGAAGCATTCGCCTCCTTAAGTACTTTACATTAAACAGTGGTTACTATTGAAGTAAACTTACACCGCTTCATCATCTTCTTCGCCGGTACGGATACGAATCACACGTTCGACTTCAGTGACAAAGATTTTTCCATCACCAATTTTACCGGTTTGTGCGGTTTGCATAATGCAATCAATACACTCATCTACCACATCGTCAGAAACGACAATCTCAAGCTTCACTTTAGGTAGAAAGTCAACCATATACTCGGCACCACGATATAGTTCTGTGTGACCTTTCTGACGACCAAAACCTTTAACTTCCGATACTGTCATACCTGTAATGCCAACATCGGCTAATGCTTCACGTACATCATCAAGCTTAAATGGTTTGATGATTGCTTCAATTTTTTTCATTGGTTCTTATCCCTAAAACACTCAAATTATTCAGAGTATACCCCTCATCTAACATTGTGAAAAGATACAATCCTAGATGACTCTAATCCGTTATTTTTTATGCCAAATCAATTGGTAATCGGCACCACTGTAATCTTTGCACACACACAAACCTGCGGCTGCAATCAATTCCTTTCCATTCACTAAAAGAGGAATACGTTGTCGCTGCCAAACCGGTATTCCATATTCTTGCAGTAGTTTTTTTAATCCACGTCCATGTTGGCGCCCTTCAGGATGGGCATGAATACCCGTCGCGCTAAACTTGACGACTACTTGAGTATAGCCGACAGGAAGTGACAGTGTTTGAATACTCAAAGCTTCTAAGCTTGCGATATTAAAACTCGTCTCATTAATGCAAGGTCTACATTCTAAACGCCCTAACCCGTCGGGCAAAATTAATGGCTGAGTGATGTCCCAATCAAAAGTTAGATGGGCAATATCTGTCACTTGATTAAAAACCCAAAGCTTTTGTTGATGACGACCAATATGGGTTTTCCCATAACAGAAAACAGGAGTAGCATCAGGTTGAGCTAAAGCCACATCTTGCCACATTTGTTTTAACTGCTTTTCACTCGGCATAGGAAAGTCTTGCTCTTGCAACCAAAGCCTTAATATCGCGCCTCTCGCGACGTCTGACTGTGCTTTTAATAAAGAAATGGATATTGCCCCATCTTGATCGCACATTTGCGTATAACGGTCATACAGAAGCTCTTTTAATAACGCTTCCTGCTGAGCACACAACGCCGCACTTCGAGATACGGTTTTTTCTATATTTGGCCAACGCTGCTTTAAAATAGGGACCACTTGATGACGAATAAAATTTCGGTCAAAACGCGTATCAAGATTACTCTCATCTTCTATCCAATCAAGTTGATGTTGCTTAGCATAAGCTGACATGTCAGAGCGAGCAGTATCCAACATAGGGCGTAATAAGCGTGCTGATTCAAACTCACCTTCCATTGCCATTGCAGATAAGCCTTTTGGGCCGCTGCCACGCTTTAGCGCGAGTAGAAAAGTTTCCAGTTGATCGCTTTGATGATGTGCCGTTAATAACACAGAACCATTATCAATATATTTGGATAATGCCGAATAACGAGCGGTTCTAGCGGCTTGCTCTAAACTAATACGATTACCTAACTCTAGTTTCACCCGCTCGGCCAAAAATGGTATTTCAGCCTGCCATGCCCACTGTTGACAACGTGCTAACCAATGATCAGCATTGTCGCTTAATCCATGATGAACATGCACCGCTAAGTAATCATATTGCGGATAATCACGCTTAAATCGTGCGAGTAAATGCAACAAGACCCGAGAATCAAGCCCACCACTTAGCGCCAACACCAAACGAGTTGACTCTCTGATATGGTTCAATAAACGCTGAACAAAGCCTTGATACAACA
Encoded here:
- a CDS encoding LysM peptidoglycan-binding domain-containing protein produces the protein MNSKYIWAMALLLVGCQSTPTSTVQQTDAPEKASQTVMVESSKPVQKPVKLTPQQQQDLWQRIAMQFKLPISDDPSIEYYRKWYLKHPDHLKTVSQRAEPFLYLITTKIEDRGLPLELALLPVVESAFDPFAYSYGSAAGLWQFVPVTADRFGLERNYWYDGRRDVNAATDAALEYMTYLGDRFDGDWENAIAAYNSGGGRVSSAIRKNKKLGKPTDFFSLDLPKETRGYVPKLLGLADILANQKEYGIDIPSIPNKPVLAQVDPKEQLDLAIAAQYAGISVKELQSYNPAFNQWATSPTGPYAFLVPLDSVDRFNEQAKKNRGKGIKLIRYKVKPGDSLSVIAQNNQTTTKVIQTANNMDDVNIRVGQYLMVPRSTRNNKQYALSATNRLAKIQSTSRGQLKSEYKVKNGDNFWIIAKQNNVSVQSLAKWNGMAPKDTLRVGQKLVIWKENKTGAVVRTVFYNVRSGDTVGSIAQKFKVQTHQVLAWNGLDKQDYLKPGQKLKLYVDVTKVGSA
- the dnaQ gene encoding DNA polymerase III subunit epsilon, with translation MNTSTNVSYDRIIVLDTETTGMNREGGPVYMGHRIIEIGAVEIVNRKLTGKHFHVYIKPDRDIDPEAIAVHGITDEFLVDKPEYKQVHQEFLEFIKGAELVAHNAPFDVSFMDYEFELANQDVKTSQICKITDTLAMAKKIFPGKRNNLDILCDRYGIDNSHRTLHGALLDAEILADVYLLMTGGQTAMQFNAGQSKDGGVGETIKRVTGRKALKVLRATDEELQQHEERLDLFAKKGTCLWRCEPESE
- the glnB gene encoding nitrogen regulatory protein P-II, translating into MKKIEAIIKPFKLDDVREALADVGITGMTVSEVKGFGRQKGHTELYRGAEYMVDFLPKVKLEIVVSDDVVDECIDCIMQTAQTGKIGDGKIFVTEVERVIRIRTGEEDDEAV
- the rnhA gene encoding ribonuclease HI, which gives rise to MTKHVEIFTDGSCLGNPGPGGYGIVLRYKGKEKYLSEGYTMTTNNRMEMMAAVVALKALTEPCQVTLTTDSQYVRQGITQWIHGWKKKNWQTSAKKPVKNVDLWKALDEETARHQVEWKWVKGHAGHRENEICDDLARAAAESPTQEDKGFEG
- the fadE gene encoding acyl-CoA dehydrogenase FadE produces the protein MTTLLTIIVALVVFGFCLYHRRSQWITIASMAAVLVISTALGGLSPILLGAFIIISALIATPQIRRSLFSKPALAVFRKILPAMSQTEKEAIDAGTVWWEAELFKGKPDWKKLSDIQAPKLSAEEQAFIDGPVNEVCRMANDFEITHELADLPPEIWQYLKEHKFFAMIIKKKYGGLEFSAYAQSVVLQKLTGVSGVLSSTVGVPNSLGPGELLQHYGTKEQQDHYLPRLAEGKEIPCFALTSPEAGSDAGAIPDFGIVCKGEWQGKEVLGMRLTWNKRYITLAPVATVLGLAFKLRDPDGLLGDQEDIGITCALIPTDTKGVKIGRRHFPLNVPFQNGPTQGNDIFVPLDYIIGGPEMAGQGWRMLVECLSVGRGITLPSNSTGGTKTAALATGAYARIRRQFKQPIGHMEGIEEPLARLAGNAYVMDAASQLTVAGIDLGEKPSVISAIVKYHCTHRGQRALIDAMDIAGGKGVCMGPANFLARGYQGAPIAITVEGANILTRSMIIYGQGAIRCHPYVLEEMEAAHSTEKNALARFDAAVFGHIGFSMSNAVRSFWLGLTDGRGSDYAVPNDANFNGIIHDQIKGYYQKLNRYSANIALMSDISMAVLGGSLKRKERLSARLGDVLSQLYLSSATLKRFEMEGYQEADLPLVHWGVQDSLRQAEEAIDDFLRNFPSRGAAGLMRVLILPLGKVRKAPSDKLDNQVAQILQTPSETRSRIGRNQYLEASEFNPAGKIELALQTILLAEPIFDEVVKQSGKRRAFVQLDKVAEMGLENGWINEEQAKVLRDAEFYRLETINVDDFDPSELIVKKPQQKMSEVA
- a CDS encoding endonuclease/exonuclease/phosphatase family protein, giving the protein MKMKHWSLGGVAIVALGVISFNSIFTIPNQPQLISIDKQSSQSDWYCHQSEHQTSAIDINGRLNVLVWNIHKQADPDWQGALERFSDNRQLILLQEASLTEPFKQWVNQQSWGASYVNAFKVFGTSSGVVNLAAQLPNRACAYTSVEPWIQLPKSALYARYSLSNGQDLVVINVHAINFTIGTVEFTQQVERLKEAVDKHQGPLLIAGDFNTWSEARLKELRQIMQALQMKEVEFKPDHRRLFINDLAFDHVFYRDLNLKMAISPVTIASDHNPMLVSFELIK
- the tilS gene encoding tRNA lysidine(34) synthetase TilS — its product is MLYQGFVQRLLNHIRESTRLVLALSGGLDSRVLLHLLARFKRDYPQYDYLAVHVHHGLSDNADHWLARCQQWAWQAEIPFLAERVKLELGNRISLEQAARTARYSALSKYIDNGSVLLTAHHQSDQLETFLLALKRGSGPKGLSAMAMEGEFESARLLRPMLDTARSDMSAYAKQHQLDWIEDESNLDTRFDRNFIRHQVVPILKQRWPNIEKTVSRSAALCAQQEALLKELLYDRYTQMCDQDGAISISLLKAQSDVARGAILRLWLQEQDFPMPSEKQLKQMWQDVALAQPDATPVFCYGKTHIGRHQQKLWVFNQVTDIAHLTFDWDITQPLILPDGLGRLECRPCINETSFNIASLEALSIQTLSLPVGYTQVVVKFSATGIHAHPEGRQHGRGLKKLLQEYGIPVWQRQRIPLLVNGKELIAAAGLCVCKDYSGADYQLIWHKK
- the gloB gene encoding hydroxyacylglutathione hydrolase, translating into MLTDKNNSSLTVKSIPAFNDNYIWLIQNNSPSCALVDPGEAAPVLERLKQNNLDLELILITHHHPDHVGGVAELLRHYPKAQVIGPSNDPVMMLTHSVQGGDQIDLFGETFLVLDVPGHTNGHIAYVGDGKLFCGDVLFSAGCGRVFEGTYEQMFESLQKLASLPQETEVYCAHEYTSSNLSFALAVEPDNQLLHNYRDEVNRLRAQEKPTIPTTIRQEKWINPFLRCQEPSVMKAVSARTDELTELSVFSALREWKNEF
- a CDS encoding methyltransferase domain-containing protein, with translation MKPARIQKSFEQPHSWQQLKNGEWVVESIQTRLDEWCPKLFGYHMLKLGGLSCELTTHNCNIKHQVNVDITNPLHSVIADAYDLPFVEKSIDAALVCHQLDYCSDPHRLLREIDRIIIDDGHIILTGFNPISLTGMASLLPWRKNNLPWSGRMFTPYRIKDWLGLLNYEVVHCDTYALFPVRKGKAVTTWLEHGLGSCASTFGSVYFIVAKKRMYPLKPIKPHWKVKRRRFSPASVGFNKQASPKMKNDKM